A region of Paenibacillus sp. JNUCC-31 DNA encodes the following proteins:
- a CDS encoding IS4 family transposase: MNSYAISLKDKLTSLIREMSLAPAPYVRNAENDFTRKKKLPFETVMHLLISMGGNSLYKELLESQGYDVNTATTSAFVQQRNKILPSAVEFLFHQFTQSYTDIKDYRGYRLLAVDGSDLHIATDSSDTDTYFQNAPGTKGYNLLHLNAAYDLCNRLYVDAVVQPRRLCNEGRALATMVDRSPIQGKTIVIADRGYESYNNFAHLERKGWSYVIRVKDLNSKGILSGLHLPSGGEFDTNVHLTLTKKQTKEIKAQPEKYKFVPSTSTFDFLDLQENLYYPIFFRVVRFVLPTGDYETVITNLSADDFPPDALKSIYHLRWGIETSFRALKYTVGLTNFHAKKQESIVQEIFARMILYNFAEMVTSHVIISQMDKQHLYQVNFTVAVHVCRYFLRSRDEEPPPDVEALIRKNILPIRPHRPGQENKRKIRWKSVVSFVYRVA; this comes from the coding sequence ATGAATTCGTACGCAATTTCGCTAAAAGACAAGTTGACATCCCTCATACGAGAAATGTCTCTCGCGCCCGCACCTTATGTTAGAAACGCGGAAAACGATTTTACCCGAAAGAAAAAGTTGCCTTTTGAAACGGTAATGCATCTTCTCATCTCTATGGGAGGCAACAGCCTGTACAAGGAGCTTCTGGAATCCCAAGGCTATGATGTGAACACCGCAACCACTTCTGCTTTTGTCCAGCAGCGGAATAAAATTCTGCCGTCTGCTGTGGAGTTCTTGTTTCACCAATTTACGCAATCCTACACGGATATCAAGGACTACCGCGGGTATCGGTTACTTGCCGTTGACGGTTCGGATTTGCATATCGCTACGGACTCGTCAGACACGGATACCTACTTTCAAAATGCGCCTGGGACGAAAGGCTACAACCTGTTGCACTTGAACGCTGCCTATGACTTATGCAACCGACTATATGTAGATGCGGTCGTCCAGCCGCGAAGATTGTGCAACGAGGGAAGGGCGCTCGCCACGATGGTGGATCGTTCTCCCATTCAGGGAAAAACCATTGTCATTGCTGACCGGGGCTATGAAAGCTACAACAATTTCGCACATTTGGAACGCAAGGGGTGGAGCTATGTCATTCGGGTAAAGGATCTGAATTCAAAGGGGATTCTTTCAGGCTTACACTTGCCTTCTGGGGGAGAATTTGATACGAACGTGCATCTGACACTTACCAAAAAGCAAACCAAAGAGATTAAGGCTCAGCCTGAGAAGTATAAGTTCGTCCCATCCACCTCTACCTTTGATTTTTTGGATCTGCAGGAGAATCTGTATTACCCGATTTTCTTTCGGGTTGTTCGTTTTGTACTGCCAACGGGCGATTATGAAACCGTCATTACAAATCTTTCAGCCGATGATTTTCCGCCGGATGCACTGAAATCTATTTATCACCTGCGCTGGGGCATTGAAACTTCTTTCAGGGCACTAAAATACACTGTGGGTCTGACCAATTTTCACGCCAAAAAGCAAGAGTCCATCGTCCAAGAGATATTCGCAAGAATGATCCTGTACAATTTTGCTGAAATGGTGACCTCGCACGTCATCATTTCGCAAATGGATAAACAGCACCTATACCAAGTAAACTTTACGGTTGCTGTTCATGTGTGTAGGTACTTTCTGCGCTCAAGGGACGAAGAACCCCCGCCTGATGTTGAAGCACTGATTCGCAAGAACATATTGCCCATTCGACCCCATCGACCAGGACAGGA